The following proteins come from a genomic window of Rhodohalobacter sp. 614A:
- a CDS encoding class I SAM-dependent methyltransferase codes for MPVCTLCHQNTAVHYHRNDIYTYLHCPVCDLVFVTPEERLPPADEKQRYDNHENDPNDPNYRDFLSQIFDPLKDRIEPNSYGLDFGSGPGPTLSIMFEEAGHRVETFDPFYANTPSVFNNSYDFITSTETAEHFYDPGKEFERLWKLLKPGGNLGIMTLLRPEDEPFGEWYYIKEDTHVSLYSEKTFRWLANQLSAGLTILGDRVILLHKRDI; via the coding sequence ATGCCGGTTTGCACGCTTTGCCATCAAAACACAGCCGTTCATTATCATAGAAATGACATTTATACTTATTTACACTGCCCTGTTTGTGATTTGGTGTTTGTAACCCCGGAAGAAAGGCTCCCTCCTGCCGATGAAAAACAGCGGTACGACAATCATGAAAATGATCCCAACGACCCAAACTACCGGGATTTTTTGAGCCAAATATTCGATCCGCTTAAAGATAGAATTGAACCCAACAGCTATGGCTTGGATTTTGGTTCAGGCCCGGGGCCAACACTAAGTATTATGTTTGAAGAGGCTGGACATCGGGTGGAGACGTTTGATCCGTTTTATGCTAATACCCCTTCTGTATTTAATAACAGCTATGACTTTATCACGTCAACTGAAACGGCAGAACATTTCTACGATCCCGGAAAGGAGTTCGAGAGATTATGGAAGTTATTAAAACCGGGTGGGAATCTCGGCATTATGACCCTTCTGAGACCTGAAGATGAACCTTTTGGCGAATGGTACTATATAAAAGAAGACACTCATGTTTCACTTTATTCTGAGAAAACATTTCGTTGGTTGGCAAATCAGTTATCCGCTGGGCTGACTATTCTTGGGGACAGAGTTATTCTTCTACATAAACGGGACATCTAA